A single region of the Bifidobacterium asteroides DSM 20089 genome encodes:
- a CDS encoding MFS transporter produces the protein MTQADSAGGQELGTAAKSRYCIAFFIFNLFWMMALSIVASVLLPQRLTDIAPGSKVAISGVFNATTALTSLVSNLIVGNLSDRTRSIFGRRTPWVVSGGLIAGISLFLMGIIANVWIIGIFYCLAMVGLNMMISPVVASLSDRVPESQRATMSAFISAGNLVGNSLGTLVGARFITMQIPGWIMSGLVMGVAGLVTVVIWPKEPSSKDMPALSSSLRSILESFRPPRHAPDFWLAFAGRSLLLFSYYMILNYQLFILQDHMGQSVKDSAATMSTMSLVLIVVSMIAALGAGPISDRIGRRKMPVVIASLLLALGYAMPWIIHSPVGMILFTAIGGFGYGMYGSVDQALNVDVLPNAEEAGKDLGILNIATTLGQMVGPMVTSLIVSVTKSYQLVFPTAIVLVLLACIFISRIRTIK, from the coding sequence ATGACACAAGCCGATTCAGCAGGCGGGCAGGAGCTCGGCACCGCAGCCAAAAGCCGATACTGCATTGCCTTCTTCATTTTCAATCTGTTCTGGATGATGGCCCTGTCCATCGTCGCCTCGGTCTTGCTGCCCCAACGCCTGACCGACATCGCTCCGGGGTCCAAGGTTGCCATATCCGGGGTCTTCAACGCCACCACGGCTCTGACCTCCCTGGTATCCAACCTGATCGTGGGCAACCTGTCCGACAGGACCCGTTCCATCTTCGGCCGCAGAACCCCCTGGGTCGTTTCCGGTGGCCTTATAGCCGGCATCTCGCTCTTCCTCATGGGTATCATTGCCAACGTCTGGATCATCGGCATCTTCTACTGCCTGGCCATGGTCGGCCTGAACATGATGATCTCGCCAGTAGTCGCCTCCCTGTCCGACCGTGTTCCCGAATCACAACGGGCCACCATGTCGGCATTTATATCGGCGGGCAATCTGGTGGGCAACTCCCTGGGCACCTTGGTCGGCGCCCGGTTCATCACTATGCAAATCCCCGGCTGGATCATGTCCGGCCTGGTCATGGGCGTGGCCGGCCTTGTCACAGTGGTCATTTGGCCCAAGGAACCCTCTTCCAAGGACATGCCCGCTCTGAGCAGCAGCCTGCGCTCCATCCTGGAATCCTTCCGCCCGCCTCGCCACGCGCCCGACTTCTGGCTGGCCTTTGCGGGGCGTTCCCTGCTCCTGTTCAGCTACTACATGATTCTCAACTACCAGCTCTTCATCCTCCAGGACCACATGGGCCAGTCCGTCAAGGACTCGGCGGCCACCATGTCGACCATGTCCCTGGTGCTGATTGTGGTCTCCATGATTGCGGCCCTGGGAGCAGGGCCGATCTCCGACAGAATCGGCCGCAGGAAGATGCCCGTGGTCATTGCCAGCCTGCTTCTGGCCCTGGGCTACGCCATGCCCTGGATCATCCATAGCCCCGTGGGCATGATCCTGTTCACCGCCATCGGCGGCTTCGGCTACGGAATGTATGGGTCGGTCGACCAGGCACTCAACGTGGACGTTCTGCCCAATGCCGAGGAGGCCGGCAAGGATCTGGGCATCCTCAACATCGCCACCACCCTGGGTCAGATGGTGGGGCCCATGGTGACCTCGCTGATCGTCTCGGTGACCAAGTCCTACCAGCTGGTCTTCCCCACCGCCATCGTCCTGGTGCTGCTGGCCTGCATCTTCATCAGCCGAATCCGCACCATCAAGTAA
- the glf gene encoding UDP-galactopyranose mutase, with product MADMDADLVIVGAGLFGLTVAQQAVEHSGARVRIIDVRDHIGGNAYSYMDEETGAEIHKYGAHLFHTSNRKVWEYVNRFTEFTDYTHRVYTTHKGEVYPLPINLGTINQFFHAHYTPQQARELIREQAGELAGTDPGNLNDQGISLIGRPLYEAFIKNYTAKQWQTDPSQLPASIIKRLPVRFNYDNHYFKDTWEGLPKDGYTAWFERMIDDPRIQVSLKTDFFDNSQPWNRDALVGQVPVVYTGPVDRYFDYRLGELKWRTVDFKERRYDEDDHFGCPVMNFSDPDVPYTRAIEFKNFNPERYDRQNHERTVVWEEYSRFAGKGDEPYYPINTSDDRALYTQYKQLAAQQPKVVFGGRLGTYAYYDMHQVINSALDAWEKRIAPLVGPAKD from the coding sequence ATGGCTGATATGGATGCTGATTTGGTGATTGTGGGCGCTGGCCTGTTCGGTTTGACCGTGGCCCAGCAGGCGGTCGAGCACAGCGGGGCCCGGGTGCGGATCATCGACGTGCGCGACCACATCGGCGGCAATGCTTACTCCTACATGGACGAGGAGACTGGGGCCGAAATCCACAAGTACGGGGCCCACCTCTTCCACACCTCCAACCGCAAGGTCTGGGAGTATGTCAATCGCTTCACCGAATTCACCGACTACACCCACCGGGTCTACACCACCCACAAGGGCGAGGTCTACCCCCTGCCCATCAATCTAGGCACCATCAACCAGTTCTTCCACGCCCACTACACCCCCCAACAGGCCCGGGAACTGATCCGGGAGCAGGCCGGCGAGCTGGCCGGGACCGACCCGGGCAACCTGAATGACCAAGGTATCTCTCTGATCGGCCGACCCCTGTACGAGGCCTTCATCAAGAACTACACGGCCAAGCAATGGCAGACCGACCCTTCACAGCTACCCGCCTCAATCATCAAGCGGCTGCCTGTGCGGTTCAACTACGACAACCACTACTTCAAAGACACCTGGGAGGGCCTGCCCAAGGACGGCTACACAGCCTGGTTCGAGAGGATGATCGACGATCCGCGCATCCAGGTGAGCCTGAAAACCGACTTCTTCGACAACTCACAGCCCTGGAACCGGGATGCTCTGGTGGGCCAGGTCCCCGTGGTCTACACCGGCCCGGTCGACCGCTACTTCGACTACCGCCTGGGCGAGCTCAAGTGGCGGACCGTGGACTTCAAGGAGCGCCGCTACGACGAGGACGACCACTTTGGCTGCCCGGTCATGAACTTCTCCGATCCTGATGTGCCCTACACCCGCGCCATTGAGTTCAAGAACTTCAACCCCGAACGCTACGACCGGCAGAACCATGAGCGGACCGTGGTCTGGGAGGAATACAGCCGATTCGCCGGCAAGGGCGACGAACCCTACTACCCCATCAACACAAGCGACGACCGGGCCCTCTATACCCAGTACAAACAACTGGCCGCCCAGCAGCCGAAGGTGGTCTTCGGCGGCCGCCTGGGCACCTACGCTTACTACGACATGCACCAGGTCATCAACTCGGCCCTGGATGCCTGGGAGAAGCGGATCGCTCCACTGGTAGGCCCCGCCAAGGACTGA
- a CDS encoding inositol-3-phosphate synthase — MSIRVAIAGVGNCASSLVQGVEYYKDAKDDDKIPGIMHANFGGYRIRDVEFVTAFDVDSLKVGKDLSEAIFASQNNTYKFCDVPNKGVEVLRGPTGDGLGEYYKKMITESDAEPVDVAQVLRDKKVDVLVSYLPVGSEQADKAYATAAIEAGCAFVNCLPVFIASDPEWAQKFRDAGLPIVGDDIKSQVGATITHRVMARLFEDRGVRLDRTYQLNVGGNMDFMNMLQRTRLESKKVSKTRAVTSIVPHDMDPHNVHIGPSDYVAWLDDRKFAFVRLEGTTFGDVPLNLEYKLEVWDSPNSAGIVIDALRAAKIALDRHLAGPVLAPSSYFMKSPAVQHEDNEARQLVEDYITGKVEGDESALDADVKAAKENGKDVWHA; from the coding sequence ATGAGCATCCGTGTAGCTATAGCGGGCGTGGGCAACTGCGCTTCCTCGCTGGTACAGGGAGTCGAATATTACAAGGACGCCAAGGATGATGACAAGATCCCGGGCATCATGCACGCCAATTTCGGCGGCTACCGCATTCGTGACGTGGAGTTCGTGACCGCCTTCGATGTGGATTCACTCAAGGTCGGCAAGGACCTGAGCGAGGCCATCTTCGCCTCGCAAAACAACACCTACAAGTTCTGCGACGTTCCCAACAAGGGCGTGGAGGTCCTGCGCGGGCCGACCGGCGACGGGCTGGGCGAGTACTACAAGAAGATGATCACCGAGTCGGATGCCGAGCCCGTGGATGTGGCCCAGGTTCTGCGCGACAAGAAGGTCGATGTGCTGGTCTCCTACCTGCCCGTCGGCTCTGAGCAGGCCGACAAGGCCTACGCCACCGCCGCCATCGAGGCCGGTTGTGCCTTCGTCAACTGTCTGCCCGTCTTCATCGCCTCCGACCCCGAGTGGGCTCAGAAGTTCCGCGATGCCGGGCTGCCCATCGTGGGTGACGACATCAAGAGCCAGGTGGGTGCCACCATTACGCACAGGGTCATGGCCCGTCTCTTCGAGGATCGCGGTGTGCGCCTGGACCGCACCTATCAGCTGAACGTGGGCGGCAACATGGACTTCATGAACATGCTGCAGCGTACCCGTCTGGAGTCCAAGAAGGTTTCCAAGACCCGTGCGGTCACATCCATTGTTCCTCACGACATGGATCCCCACAACGTCCACATCGGTCCCTCGGACTATGTGGCCTGGCTGGATGACCGCAAGTTCGCCTTCGTGCGTCTGGAGGGCACCACCTTTGGAGATGTCCCGCTGAATCTGGAGTACAAGCTGGAAGTCTGGGATTCACCCAACTCGGCCGGTATCGTCATCGATGCCCTGCGCGCCGCCAAGATCGCCCTGGACCGCCACCTGGCCGGTCCGGTGCTGGCGCCCAGCTCCTACTTCATGAAGTCGCCCGCTGTCCAGCATGAGGACAACGAGGCCCGCCAGCTGGTCGAGGATTACATCACCGGCAAGGTGGAGGGCGACGAGAGCGCCCTGGATGCCGATGTCAAGGCCGCCAAGGAGAACGGCAAGGACGTCTGGCACGCCTGA
- a CDS encoding alpha-L-arabinofuranosidase C-terminal domain-containing protein has protein sequence MSIHIDPRLTTGTISPYLHGQFIEFLGECIDQGLWVGTDSSIPNTNGIRTDALKALKALKPPLLRWPGGCYADTYHWRQGVGPRNQRPVGYNENFGTYQPDGHGFGTDEFLRLCQAIGAEPWINVNMMSGSVAEMRDWMEYCNRPSGTAMSAMRAANGHPSPYGVKFWGLGNEPWAGGGTMTPSMYADRYRMFASAMPSFAENADQPPMIRPIACGPDGNKPMERVRWTRDFFQALAQYRQPPIAAYDLHFYNWNIDHPDDTSTRFDQDGWDRVIRGALELGEVIDQQWNLMQACLAAMPHPESTMDSRLTKVDLVMGEWGNWHGDAFTARPALRQQVTMRDAVTSALTLDILQSRCDKVSMACNAQTLNVLNSLILTEDEATILTPNYDVFMMYRCHQGARAIQSLPEADNPSLKVFASVKNGHIMVDLVNTDMASATEARLTLPEPVRPVGMQSLSTQDPHACNTRSDPNQVRARRVDVSDIPEGREITVRLDPASVNVLDLAMV, from the coding sequence TTGAGCATCCACATCGACCCGCGCCTGACCACCGGCACCATCAGCCCCTACCTGCACGGCCAGTTCATTGAATTCCTCGGCGAGTGCATAGATCAGGGACTATGGGTGGGCACGGATTCATCCATCCCCAACACCAATGGCATCCGCACGGACGCCCTCAAGGCCTTGAAAGCACTGAAGCCTCCCCTGCTGCGCTGGCCCGGCGGCTGCTATGCCGACACCTACCACTGGCGTCAGGGAGTCGGGCCCCGCAATCAGCGTCCGGTGGGATACAACGAGAACTTCGGCACCTACCAACCTGACGGACACGGTTTCGGCACTGACGAATTCCTCCGCCTGTGCCAGGCCATTGGGGCCGAACCCTGGATCAACGTGAACATGATGAGTGGATCCGTGGCCGAGATGCGCGACTGGATGGAGTACTGCAACCGTCCATCGGGCACGGCCATGTCAGCCATGCGTGCCGCCAACGGCCACCCCTCCCCATACGGCGTGAAGTTCTGGGGTCTGGGGAACGAGCCTTGGGCCGGCGGGGGGACGATGACCCCGTCCATGTACGCGGACCGCTATCGGATGTTCGCCTCGGCCATGCCCTCCTTCGCCGAGAACGCGGACCAGCCCCCGATGATCCGGCCCATCGCCTGCGGTCCAGACGGAAACAAGCCTATGGAACGAGTGCGCTGGACCAGGGACTTCTTCCAGGCTTTGGCCCAGTACCGCCAGCCGCCCATCGCCGCCTACGACCTGCACTTCTACAACTGGAACATCGACCACCCCGACGACACTTCCACCCGATTCGATCAGGATGGCTGGGATCGTGTGATTCGAGGCGCCCTCGAGCTCGGTGAGGTCATCGACCAGCAGTGGAATCTGATGCAGGCCTGCCTGGCCGCCATGCCCCACCCTGAGAGCACCATGGATTCCAGGCTGACAAAGGTCGATCTGGTCATGGGTGAATGGGGCAACTGGCATGGCGATGCCTTCACTGCACGTCCGGCGCTCCGGCAGCAGGTGACCATGCGCGACGCGGTCACCTCGGCCCTGACGCTGGATATCCTTCAATCCAGGTGCGACAAGGTCTCCATGGCCTGCAACGCACAGACCCTGAACGTCCTCAACTCGCTGATCCTGACCGAGGACGAAGCCACCATCCTGACCCCCAACTACGACGTCTTCATGATGTACCGGTGCCACCAGGGGGCCCGCGCAATCCAAAGCCTGCCGGAAGCCGACAACCCGTCCCTGAAGGTCTTTGCCTCGGTCAAGAACGGACACATCATGGTGGACCTGGTCAACACCGACATGGCCTCCGCCACCGAAGCGAGGCTGACCCTGCCTGAGCCTGTGCGTCCTGTAGGCATGCAAAGCCTTTCAACGCAGGATCCACATGCCTGCAATACCCGATCGGACCCGAACCAGGTCAGGGCTCGCCGGGTCGATGTCTCGGACATCCCCGAAGGACGTGAAATTACGGTCCGCCTGGATCCGGCCTCAGTGAATGTGCTCGACCTGGCCATGGTCTGA
- a CDS encoding TetR/AcrR family transcriptional regulator has translation MSDANRKTSNRAGGDQVGRLPGRPIGARRRMPPDERRRQIARVAAQMIAYYGTYGVSMQAIADAVGLTLPGLRHYARTREELLSLVIQVYYDQGSFTFGSKPGERDELAIGRDQEGHSLYSLPGYLRRLVKENAERMVLVMLFMHLAVEAHDPAHPAHEYYRDRHARMIDFMDGIRWKLPEPYRDRSAFHRLIRTVYCTMDGVQIQALTNPDDDMIALWAKAEPILFPSPQWDDCR, from the coding sequence ATGAGTGATGCGAACAGGAAGACCAGCAACAGGGCGGGCGGCGATCAGGTCGGACGCCTTCCAGGGCGCCCGATCGGGGCTCGTCGGCGGATGCCCCCTGATGAACGTCGCAGACAGATAGCCCGGGTCGCCGCCCAGATGATCGCCTACTACGGTACCTACGGCGTCTCCATGCAGGCCATTGCGGATGCAGTGGGTCTGACCTTGCCGGGATTGCGTCATTATGCCCGCACGCGCGAGGAACTGCTCTCTTTGGTTATCCAAGTCTACTACGATCAGGGTTCTTTCACTTTTGGATCAAAGCCCGGCGAGCGCGATGAACTTGCCATTGGTCGAGACCAGGAGGGGCACTCCCTCTATTCGTTGCCTGGTTACCTGCGTCGTCTGGTCAAGGAGAACGCCGAGCGTATGGTCCTGGTCATGCTCTTCATGCATTTGGCTGTGGAGGCTCACGATCCTGCTCATCCCGCACACGAGTACTACCGTGATCGCCATGCCCGGATGATCGACTTCATGGACGGGATCCGCTGGAAGTTGCCTGAGCCCTATCGGGATCGGTCGGCCTTCCACCGGTTGATCAGAACCGTTTATTGTACCATGGATGGGGTGCAGATTCAGGCGCTGACCAATCCTGACGACGACATGATCGCCCTGTGGGCGAAGGCGGAACCCATTCTCTTCCCGTCACCCCAGTGGGATGATTGCCGCTAA
- the topA gene encoding type I DNA topoisomerase, with protein sequence MASGNKLVIVESPTKAKKIGGYLGKGYTVMASVGHIRDLAQPSQIPASQKKAYGKFGVDVNDGFKPYYIVDDKKKHTVSELKKALKNADELYLATDEDREGEAIAWHLVQTLKPKVPVKRMVFHEITPEAIKNSLKHTRDVDAHMVDAQETRRVLDRLYGYELSPVLWRKVGPGLSAGRVQSVATRLIVERERERMAFVKASYWDLLVRLVQEDTGESSLSGGFQARMISLGEQRLAVSKDFTSKGRLTETAAKEQVLQLDEKHARNLAETLKDQDFTVTGMETKPYRRRPQPPFTTSTLQQTAGNRLGMSSRATMRAAQGLYENGFITYMRTDSVTLSQEAIAAARKGVEREYGAEYLSTESKQYVTKTAGAQEAHECIRPAGSTFHRPQDLADRLAPDQLKLYTLIWRRTLASQMADATGSTATIRLSAQAGKEGTALFQASGTVIKFPGFLKAMDAGSEQTDESSSLPPLQQGDVLRAASVDPEGHETQPPARYTEASLVKTLEAKEIGRPSTYASIISTIIDRGYVYERGRALIPSWLAFSVVGLLETNFPKYVDYQFTAQMENGLDMIAHGKERGKDWLTRFYFGSGPGAAQNADEAHQGLQEQVAQLGDIDARKINTIEIGDGLQVRVGRYGPYLEDTADLDADGNPKRASLPPTMAPDELTVAAGHELIAANAGGPRQLGKDPQTGGRVEVRKGRFGPYVALISPEEEAAEQKKPAGKTARTTKQTGPKPKMASLFKTMDPDTVTLEDALKLLSLPRTVGSIELTDAKTGETDQATVTASNGRYGPYLTATKADGGTETRSLTDEGQIFTIDQAGAKALFDQPKYGRRSRSAAKPPLRELGTDPDSGKPVTIKDGFYGVYITDGQTNRTLPKQYTAQSIEPEVAFRLLAEKRAAGPAKRRGRTTRKSTARKSTARKSASGKSTAGKSATRARKTTKKTKTTKISKTTEYQA encoded by the coding sequence ATGGCATCCGGCAATAAGCTCGTCATTGTTGAGTCGCCAACCAAGGCAAAGAAGATTGGCGGGTACCTGGGCAAGGGCTACACGGTCATGGCCTCGGTGGGCCATATCCGCGACCTGGCCCAGCCATCGCAGATCCCGGCCTCCCAGAAGAAGGCCTATGGCAAGTTCGGCGTAGACGTGAACGATGGCTTCAAGCCCTACTACATCGTGGACGATAAGAAGAAGCATACGGTGTCCGAGCTCAAGAAGGCACTGAAGAACGCCGACGAGCTCTACCTGGCCACTGATGAGGATCGGGAGGGGGAGGCCATCGCCTGGCATCTGGTCCAGACCCTCAAACCGAAAGTGCCGGTAAAGCGCATGGTCTTTCATGAGATCACCCCCGAGGCCATCAAGAATTCGCTCAAGCACACCAGGGACGTGGATGCCCACATGGTCGATGCCCAGGAGACCCGCAGGGTTTTGGATCGTCTCTATGGCTACGAGCTTTCACCGGTACTCTGGCGCAAGGTGGGTCCGGGGCTGAGCGCCGGGCGCGTCCAGTCTGTGGCGACCCGGCTGATTGTGGAGCGCGAGCGTGAGCGCATGGCCTTCGTCAAAGCCTCCTACTGGGATCTGCTGGTGCGTCTGGTGCAGGAGGATACCGGGGAATCGTCGTTGTCAGGCGGTTTTCAGGCGCGGATGATCAGCCTGGGGGAGCAGCGGCTGGCTGTCTCCAAGGACTTCACATCCAAGGGTCGGCTGACGGAAACGGCCGCCAAAGAGCAGGTCCTGCAGCTGGATGAAAAGCATGCCCGGAACCTGGCTGAGACGTTGAAGGATCAGGACTTCACGGTGACGGGTATGGAGACCAAGCCCTATCGGCGGCGTCCTCAGCCCCCATTCACTACGTCTACCCTGCAGCAGACGGCTGGCAACCGGCTGGGCATGAGTTCGCGGGCCACCATGCGTGCCGCCCAAGGGCTCTATGAGAACGGGTTCATCACCTACATGCGTACGGATTCGGTCACCCTCTCCCAGGAGGCCATTGCCGCTGCCCGAAAGGGGGTCGAGCGTGAATACGGGGCGGAATACCTTTCGACCGAGTCCAAGCAGTATGTGACCAAGACTGCCGGCGCCCAGGAGGCCCACGAATGCATCCGGCCCGCAGGCTCCACCTTCCATAGGCCCCAGGATCTGGCCGACCGCCTGGCTCCTGACCAGCTCAAGCTCTATACCCTGATCTGGCGGCGCACCCTGGCTTCGCAGATGGCCGACGCCACCGGGTCCACAGCCACCATCCGCCTGTCGGCGCAGGCGGGCAAGGAGGGTACGGCCCTCTTCCAGGCTTCAGGTACCGTCATCAAGTTCCCTGGCTTCCTCAAGGCCATGGACGCAGGCTCTGAGCAGACCGATGAGAGTTCTTCCCTGCCCCCGCTCCAGCAGGGGGACGTGCTTCGTGCTGCCTCCGTCGATCCCGAGGGTCATGAGACCCAGCCGCCGGCCCGTTATACAGAGGCCTCTCTGGTCAAGACCCTGGAGGCCAAGGAGATAGGCAGGCCTTCCACCTATGCCAGCATCATCTCGACCATCATCGATCGCGGATACGTCTATGAGCGCGGTCGTGCACTGATCCCCTCCTGGCTGGCATTTTCGGTAGTCGGATTGTTGGAGACCAATTTCCCCAAGTATGTGGACTACCAGTTCACGGCACAGATGGAGAATGGCCTGGACATGATCGCCCATGGCAAGGAGCGAGGCAAGGACTGGTTGACCCGGTTCTACTTCGGCTCGGGCCCGGGCGCTGCTCAAAACGCTGACGAGGCTCATCAGGGCCTGCAGGAGCAGGTGGCACAGCTGGGAGACATCGACGCCCGCAAGATCAACACCATCGAGATTGGTGATGGCCTGCAGGTAAGGGTCGGTCGTTACGGTCCTTATCTTGAGGATACGGCCGACCTGGATGCCGACGGCAACCCCAAGCGGGCCTCCTTGCCGCCCACCATGGCTCCGGACGAGCTGACTGTGGCAGCGGGACATGAACTGATTGCAGCCAATGCCGGCGGTCCCCGTCAGCTGGGCAAGGATCCGCAGACCGGCGGTCGGGTCGAGGTGCGTAAGGGTAGATTCGGGCCCTATGTGGCCCTGATCAGCCCCGAGGAGGAAGCGGCCGAGCAGAAAAAGCCGGCCGGCAAGACTGCACGAACAACCAAGCAGACAGGCCCTAAGCCCAAGATGGCCTCGCTCTTCAAAACCATGGATCCGGACACGGTCACCTTGGAGGATGCTCTGAAGCTGCTCAGCCTGCCCAGGACGGTGGGCAGTATCGAGCTGACCGATGCCAAGACGGGAGAAACCGACCAGGCCACCGTCACTGCCAGCAACGGCCGTTATGGCCCCTACCTGACGGCCACCAAGGCCGACGGCGGCACCGAGACACGCTCGCTGACCGACGAGGGGCAGATTTTCACCATCGATCAGGCCGGGGCCAAAGCCCTCTTTGACCAGCCCAAGTACGGACGGCGTTCCCGGAGCGCGGCCAAGCCTCCTCTTCGTGAGCTGGGCACGGACCCTGACAGCGGCAAACCCGTCACCATCAAGGACGGGTTCTACGGTGTCTACATCACCGACGGGCAGACCAACAGGACCCTGCCCAAGCAGTACACGGCCCAGTCCATCGAACCAGAGGTGGCCTTCCGCCTGCTGGCAGAGAAGCGCGCGGCCGGACCTGCCAAGCGGCGTGGTCGGACCACCCGCAAGTCTACTGCACGAAAGTCCACTGCTCGCAAGTCGGCATCCGGCAAATCCACAGCTGGAAAGTCGGCCACTCGCGCCCGCAAAACCACAAAGAAGACTAAAACCACCAAGATTTCCAAGACTACGGAGTATCAGGCATGA
- a CDS encoding phosphatase PAP2 family protein: protein MTNKRKQGEAQQTWYRSPNEQTEADGSHVDQDSLTSRPRISALVLCLVVGLACLGLAALVWWAAVWTVPGQTYDDMALTNFRGFLDQAPLVKAYLGLFTIPYVTVVICVVLGLAALVVVLARHRWWLLGQVAVYALVVYVAARILKRILPRPVLIHAQASTANSAPSGHTILALAVVLALLCVVPRIWRAPVALVGFAFDLSVGCSLVQGGWHRPSDVVMGILIPAGLCLIALAATRGSGMDVPGTRMSSASIQIVSTLMLVAGFLGVLYACYVIWQISPGLEIGARWTAYGVHCSAVIMMASVLSLTLGLVLAMRQITASPLTRMGLVGRPPAPPQND, encoded by the coding sequence ATGACCAACAAGCGCAAGCAGGGCGAAGCACAGCAGACCTGGTACCGGAGTCCGAATGAGCAGACCGAGGCGGACGGCAGCCATGTCGACCAGGATTCCCTGACGTCTCGCCCCCGGATTTCAGCCCTGGTTCTGTGCCTGGTCGTCGGCCTGGCCTGCCTGGGTCTGGCGGCTTTGGTCTGGTGGGCGGCCGTCTGGACTGTTCCCGGGCAGACCTATGACGACATGGCCCTGACCAACTTCCGAGGATTTCTTGACCAGGCGCCCCTGGTCAAGGCTTATCTGGGGCTGTTCACCATTCCCTATGTGACTGTGGTGATCTGCGTGGTGCTGGGTCTTGCGGCCCTGGTGGTTGTTCTGGCTCGGCACCGGTGGTGGCTGCTCGGCCAGGTTGCGGTTTATGCTCTGGTGGTCTACGTGGCGGCGCGCATTCTCAAACGCATCCTGCCCCGCCCTGTGCTGATCCATGCTCAGGCCTCCACAGCCAACTCAGCCCCCTCGGGACACACCATCTTGGCTCTTGCGGTGGTACTGGCCCTGCTCTGTGTGGTGCCCCGCATTTGGAGGGCCCCGGTCGCCTTGGTGGGGTTTGCCTTTGACCTGTCCGTGGGCTGCTCGCTGGTGCAGGGTGGCTGGCACCGCCCCTCGGACGTGGTCATGGGCATTCTTATTCCGGCCGGTCTCTGTCTTATTGCTCTGGCCGCCACTCGGGGAAGCGGGATGGATGTCCCTGGGACCAGAATGTCCTCGGCTTCTATTCAGATTGTCTCCACCCTGATGTTGGTAGCGGGGTTTCTGGGGGTTCTCTACGCTTGCTATGTCATCTGGCAGATCAGCCCTGGTCTGGAGATCGGCGCCCGGTGGACGGCCTACGGGGTTCACTGCTCGGCTGTCATAATGATGGCCTCTGTTCTGTCGCTGACCCTGGGGCTGGTTCTGGCGATGAGGCAGATCACGGCCTCGCCTCTGACCAGGATGGGACTTGTAGGTCGGCCTCCGGCTCCGCCCCAAAATGACTGA